Proteins from a single region of Ochotona princeps isolate mOchPri1 chromosome 27, mOchPri1.hap1, whole genome shotgun sequence:
- the LOC101534684 gene encoding salivary acidic proline-rich phosphoprotein 1/2-like, with product MLLILLSVALLALSSAQIPDNDVNAESDPAVIAGPPARYDSDEANGDDGTEQDEWHQDEYPSSYPGHSGPPGPQGSPEDLGNGPEQSPPEEEEHQDQNPPASPGPQGQPESSLFRNNRVL from the exons ATGCTGCTGATCCTGCTCTCCGTGGCCCTGCTGGCCCTGAGCTCAGCACAGATACCAGACAATG ATGTCAACGCTGAAAGTGATCCCGCtgtcatagcag GACCACCTGCCAGATATGATTCTGATGAAGCAAATGGCGATGATGGGACTGAACAGGACGAATGGCACCAGGATGAGTACCCATCGTCTTATCCTGGACACTCGGGCCCACCTGGACCCCAAGGATCACCAGAAGATTTAGGCAATGGGCCTGAGCAGAGTCCACCAGAGGAGGAAGAGCACCAGGATCAGAACCCACCAGCTTCTCCTGGACCCCAAGGACAACCAGAGAGTTCACTCTTCCGCAATAACAGAGTGCTGTGA